CTCAGTTAGACGTTTCAATTTGCATCAGAAGATACAAAATCCGCCTGACGTTTTCAACATCATCTACGGAAAAATGCGTTGTGAATCCGTGTAAAACTGCTTATTTTCTTGACATGAAATACCGGTTTTGTTATCAATGCGGACATCCGATGGAACAGGTGAATATAGAAGGCAGAATCCGCACTTTTTGTCCTGCATGCAAGGCGGTTTTGTACGAAAATCCGATCCCGTCGGTGGCTATTCTTGCCGAAAACGATCGGAACGAAATTCTGCTCGTGAAACGAAATGTGGAACCGGGAAAAGGCGGCTGGTCATTAGCAGGCGGATTTATTGAAATGGGTGAAACGCCGGAAAACGGCGCGATTCGTGAACTGAAAGAAGAAACTGGACTGAACGGAATTCAGCCGACGTTATTCGACGTCAAAATTCATTTGAACGGGTATTACGGCGACATCCTCATCGTCATTTATCGGATGATTTTGCAGAGCTTCGAAATCCTACCCGGCGACGATGTTCAAGACGCGCGTTTTTTTAAAATTGACGAACGGCCGCAACTGGTTTTTTCGATCCACGAACAACTTCTGAAAAGATGGCTTTCGGAAAGAGAATCGAAAAAATATGAACGTATCGTCGGTAAAAAATAGGTTAATAAACGATGAATAAAAAAGTAAGAATCTCCACACTCCTGAAAATGAAATCTGAAAAACAGAAAATTACAGCGCTGACCGCGTATGATTACACTTTCGCCTATTTGCTGGACGAATCTGGCGTCGATCTGATTTTGGTCGGCGATTCGTGCGGAAACGTCTGTGCCGGATACGAGACGACATTACCGGTAACGATGGACGAAATGCTGTATCACATCAAATCCGTTCGTCGCGGCGTTCAACACGCACTGTTGGTCGGTGACATGCCGTTTATGTCGTATCAGGAAAGCATCGAATCGGCGATTCACAATGCAGGGCGATTTATGAAAGAGGGTGGCGTCGAAGCCGTCAAACTCGAAGGCGGCGAACCGGTTTGTCCGA
This window of the Candidatus Marinimicrobia bacterium CG08_land_8_20_14_0_20_45_22 genome carries:
- a CDS encoding NUDIX hydrolase: MNPCKTAYFLDMKYRFCYQCGHPMEQVNIEGRIRTFCPACKAVLYENPIPSVAILAENDRNEILLVKRNVEPGKGGWSLAGGFIEMGETPENGAIRELKEETGLNGIQPTLFDVKIHLNGYYGDILIVIYRMILQSFEILPGDDVQDARFFKIDERPQLVFSIHEQLLKRWLSERESKKYERIVGKK